Proteins found in one Phycodurus eques isolate BA_2022a chromosome 18, UOR_Pequ_1.1, whole genome shotgun sequence genomic segment:
- the unc93a gene encoding protein unc-93 homolog A — protein sequence MFSRNLKNVLVVSLGFLLLFTAYGGLQSLQSSLNAEEGMGVASLSVIYASITISSMFLPPLMIKNLGCKWTIVAGMACYVSYSFGNLYPGWYTLISTSVILGLGASPLWSAKCTYLTISSNAQAAKEGKKGPDIINQYFGLFFFLCQSSAVWGNLMSSLIFGQDTNIIDVTDEQLQFCGAANCGLNIVSNSTAGRPAQELVWTLVGCYIGVGVVAMLIVAVFLDNIDAERTVRFRGNREPFHHTLLATFRLLKDWRLLILIPLSMYSGFEQGFLSGDYTKNYVTCALGIHYVGFVMMCFGASNSLCCFLFGRLACYTGRAALFFLAAVTNLSCIIALLYWRPHPHELGVFFVFPAVWGMADAIWQTQTNALFGILFPNEKEAAFANYRMWESLGFVIAFAYSTFLCLEYKLYILLAVLLLTAVTCPVVEYHEYKNPTIAKDDGHHKEAVAVDDSNVYCQTKL from the exons ATGTTCAGCCGCAACTTGAAGAACGTGCTGGTGGTGTCGCTGGGCTTCCTGTTGCTCTTCACGGCGTACGGCGGACTGCAAAGCCTGCAG AGCAGCCTGAATGCGGAGGAGGGCATGGGTGTGGCGTCTCTGAGCGTCATCTACGCCTCCATCACCATCTCGTCCATGTTCCTGCCCCCCCTCATGATCAAGAACTTGGGCTGCAAGTGGACCATCGTGGCCGGCATGGCCTGCTACGTCTCTTACTCCTTCGGCAACCTCTACCCGGGATG GTACACGCTGATCTCCACCTCAGTGATCCTGGGTTTGGGGGCCTCCCCTCTGTGGTCGGCCAAGTGCACGTACCTCACCATCTCCAGCAACGCGCAGGCGGCCAAGGAGGGCAAGAAGGGTCCGGACATCATCAACCAGTACTTcggcctcttcttcttcctctgccAGTCGTCGGCCGTGTGGGGGAACCTCATGTCCTCGCTCATCTTCGGACAGGACACCAACATAA TTGACGTGACGGACGAGCAGCTCCAGTTTTGCGGGGCCGCCAACTGCGGCCTGAACATCGTGTCCAACAGCACCGCCGGCAGGCCGGCGCAGGAACTGGTGTGGACCCTGGTCGGATGCTACATCG GCGTGGGTGTGGTGGCCATGCTGATCGTGGCCGTGTTTCTGGACAACATCGACGCGGAGCGGACCGTCCGTTTCCGTGGCAACCGTGAGCCCTTCCACCACACCTTGCTGGCCACCTTCCGCCTGCTGAAGGACTGGAGGCTGCTCATCCTCATCCCGCTCAGCATGTACAGCGGCTTTGAGCAGGGCTTCCTGTCTGGGGATTACACCAAA AACTACGTGACGTGCGCCCTGGGTATCCACTACGTGGGCTTCGTGATGATGTGTTTCGGGGCGTCCAATTCGCTTTGCTGCTTCCTCTTCGGACGACTCGCTTGCTACACCGGCAGGGCGGCACTCTTCTTCCTAG CGGCAGTGACTAACTTGTCATGCATTATCGCGCTGTTGTACTGGAGGCCTCACCCCCACGAGTTGGGCGTCTTCTTTGTGTTTCCCGCCGTGTGGGGAATGGCCGACGCCATCTGGCAGACGCAGACCAACG CTCTGTTCGGCATCCTGTTCCCCAACGAGAAGGAAGCGGCCTTCGCCAACTACCGCATGTGGGAGTCGTTGGGCTTCGTGATTGCCTTCGCGTACAGCACCTTCCTGTGTCTGGAGTACAAACTTTACATCCTGCTGGCTGTGCTGCTGCTGACTGCCGTCACCTGCCCGGTGGTCGAGTACCACGAGTACAAGAATCCCACGATAGCCAAGGACGACGGACACCACAAGGAAGCCGTCGCCGTGGACGACAGCAACGTTTACTGCCAGACCAAActctaa